In one Lolium rigidum isolate FL_2022 chromosome 3, APGP_CSIRO_Lrig_0.1, whole genome shotgun sequence genomic region, the following are encoded:
- the LOC124700934 gene encoding squalene synthase 1-like isoform X2: MEALLQPEEAVALVKLWVAARKMKRQIPPEEHWAFCYDMLQKVSRSFAFVIQQLGPDLRNAVCIFYLVLRAMDTVEDDTSIPTEEKLPILRDFYRNAYDPNWRFSCGTGHFKVLMHEFRYVSTAFLELDQGYQKPIEEITRLMGAGMAKFICQEVETIDDYDEYCHYVSGLVGYGLSRLFHAAGTEDLASDQLSNSMGLFLQKNSIIRDYLEDINEIPKCRMFWPREIWSKYVDKLEGLKYDENSEKAVQCLNDMVTNALIHAEDCLQYMSSLKDNTNFRLCAIPQVTAIGTFAIFYNNVNIFRGAVKMRRGLIARIIDETRSMTDVYSAFYEFSSLLESKINDNDPTAALTRKRVDAIKKTCKSSGLLKRRGYDLEKSKYSSMLIMLALLLVAIIFGVLTPSDLVNMVLVYSK, translated from the exons ATGGAGGCGCTGTTGCAgccggaggaggcggtggcgctgGTGAAGCTGTGGGTGGCGGCGAGGAAGATGAAGCGCCAGATCCCGCCCGAGGAGCACTGGGCCTTCTGCTACGACATGCTCCAGAAGGTCTCCCGCAGCTTCGCGTTCGTCATACAGCAGCTCGGGCCCGACCTCCGCAATGCC GTGTGCATCTTCTACCTCGTGCTCCGGGCCATGGACACCGTCG AGGACGACACCAGCATCCCTACGGAGGAGAAGCTGCCCATCCTCCGGGATTTCTACCGCAATGCCTACGACCCCAACTGGCGTTTTTCAT GTGGAACAGGCCACTTCAAAGTGCTGATGCATGAGTTCCGATACGTCTCCACGGCTTTCCTGGAACTGGATCAGGG aTATCAAAAGCCAATTGAAGAAATCACTAGGCTAATGGGAGCAGGAATGGCAAAATTTATATGCCAGGAG gttgAAACTATTGATGACTATGATGAGTATTGCCACTATGTATCAGGGCTAGTAGGCTATGGACTTTCTAGGCTCTTTCATGCTGCTGGGACAGAAGATCTGGCTTCAGACCAGCTTTCAAATTCAATGGGTTTGTTCCTGCAG AAAAACAGTATAATAAGGGATTATTTGGAGGACATAAATGAGATACCAAAGTGCCGTATGTTCTGGCCTCGAGAAATATGGAGTAAATATGTTGATAAGCTTGAG GGCCTCAAGTATGATGAAAATTCAGAAAAAGCAGTGCAATGCTTGAATGATATGGTGACTAATGCTTTGATCCACGCTGAAGATTGCCTTCAATACATGTCATCGTTGAAAGATAATACCAATTTTCGCCTTTGTGCAATACCTCAG GTAACGGCAATTGGGACATTTGCTATTTTCTACAATAATGTGAATATCTTTAGAGGAGCTGTTAAGATGAGGCGTG GGCTGATTGCACGAATAATTGATGAGACAAGATCAATGACAGATGTATATTCTGCTTTCTATGAGTTCTCTTCATTGCTAGAATCGAAG ATTAATGATAACGACCCAACTGCTGCGCTGACACGGAAGCGTGTCGATGCAATAAAGAAAACCTGCAAGTCATCCGGCTTGCTAAAGAGAAG GGGATATGACCTGGAAAAGTCGAAGTATAGTTCTATGCTG ATCATGCTTGCACTTCTTCTGGTGGCTATTATCTTTGGTGTACTAACGCCAAGTGATTTGGTCAACATGGTCCTTGTATATTCTAAGTGA
- the LOC124700934 gene encoding squalene synthase 1-like isoform X1 produces MHEFRYVSTAFLELDQGYQKPIEEITRLMGAGMAKFICQEVETIDDYDEYCHYVSGLVGYGLSRLFHAAGTEDLASDQLSNSMGLFLQKNSIIRDYLEDINEIPKCRMFWPREIWSKYVDKLEGLKYDENSEKAVQCLNDMVTNALIHAEDCLQYMSSLKDNTNFRLCAIPQVTAIGTFAIFYNNVNIFRGAVKMRRGLIARIIDETRSMTDVYSAFYEFSSLLESKINDNDPTAALTRKRVDAIKKTCKSSGLLKRRGYDLEKSKYSSMLIMLALLLVAIIFGVLTPSDLVNMVLVYSK; encoded by the exons ATGCATGAGTTCCGATACGTCTCCACGGCTTTCCTGGAACTGGATCAGGG aTATCAAAAGCCAATTGAAGAAATCACTAGGCTAATGGGAGCAGGAATGGCAAAATTTATATGCCAGGAG gttgAAACTATTGATGACTATGATGAGTATTGCCACTATGTATCAGGGCTAGTAGGCTATGGACTTTCTAGGCTCTTTCATGCTGCTGGGACAGAAGATCTGGCTTCAGACCAGCTTTCAAATTCAATGGGTTTGTTCCTGCAG AAAAACAGTATAATAAGGGATTATTTGGAGGACATAAATGAGATACCAAAGTGCCGTATGTTCTGGCCTCGAGAAATATGGAGTAAATATGTTGATAAGCTTGAG GGCCTCAAGTATGATGAAAATTCAGAAAAAGCAGTGCAATGCTTGAATGATATGGTGACTAATGCTTTGATCCACGCTGAAGATTGCCTTCAATACATGTCATCGTTGAAAGATAATACCAATTTTCGCCTTTGTGCAATACCTCAG GTAACGGCAATTGGGACATTTGCTATTTTCTACAATAATGTGAATATCTTTAGAGGAGCTGTTAAGATGAGGCGTG GGCTGATTGCACGAATAATTGATGAGACAAGATCAATGACAGATGTATATTCTGCTTTCTATGAGTTCTCTTCATTGCTAGAATCGAAG ATTAATGATAACGACCCAACTGCTGCGCTGACACGGAAGCGTGTCGATGCAATAAAGAAAACCTGCAAGTCATCCGGCTTGCTAAAGAGAAG GGGATATGACCTGGAAAAGTCGAAGTATAGTTCTATGCTG ATCATGCTTGCACTTCTTCTGGTGGCTATTATCTTTGGTGTACTAACGCCAAGTGATTTGGTCAACATGGTCCTTGTATATTCTAAGTGA